The genomic interval CCGATCTCTTTTACGAGAATCTTTATCATCGGAGCGATCTGGTATTTCTGGTAGTAATCCCTGAGGAAATTGACGACTTCCCAGTGGGCGTCGGTCATCTCGACTTCCTCTAACTTTGCGATATGCGCTGCAAGCTCCTTGTTCCAGTCATCGAGATTTACCAGGTATCCGTCCTCGTCGATCTCGTACTGTTTCCCCTGAAATTCCATTGTCGGCATAATGCACTCT from Thermodesulfovibrionales bacterium carries:
- a CDS encoding TusE/DsrC/DsvC family sulfur relay protein, with the protein product MPTMEFQGKQYEIDEDGYLVNLDDWNKELAAHIAKLEEVEMTDAHWEVVNFLRDYYQKYQIAPMIKILVKEIGKVMGPEKGNTKYLYELYPGGPAKQACKIAGLPKPTGCV